In Macrobrachium nipponense isolate FS-2020 chromosome 25, ASM1510439v2, whole genome shotgun sequence, one genomic interval encodes:
- the LOC135199119 gene encoding protein fem-1 homolog C-like, with translation MEGLQCFCSMKVSPGPGRTRMAIQAESSMHNRLSSLATAARLGHINCVKHLIEKCAAYVRQDDPGASPLVLAALSGHKHIVDYMISRRGLISRKEKIEAMDLLGASYVEKYRDFAGACKIWNAARSERNMVMHHRKSARELREANSNPIEIRCLALLVMERVSDKLAHPATDADYISFRRSAFTNTNDFDRCITTWLENFNRQPQLQEPRRSLTQLPIMLLIAFFSYLLIENQFDERAASSVDFFDMMYILESVLKVLEKGINETGRHTQNYLVLALNILCFVRNLEPRFSDIHTYAMQRMAYAIVQLDAKGRNGASLLHLACAQSSSKILGLSLVSTFPDADTIDLLLECGADSCAVDDEGNTPLHTLARNDRSYPKIVESLLLYGTHLDAANIRGETFASLRASRGETLSQYVNPLRHISLQCLAAAAIRRHGVAYEGILPKRLAEVVRRH, from the exons ATGGAAGGACTGCAGTGTTTCTGCTCAATGAAA gtgTCTCCTGGTCCAGGTCGCACAAGGATGGCGATCCAAGCCGAGAGCTCAATGCATAACCGTCTCTCATCCTTAGCCACTGCAGCCCGGCTTGGTCACATCAACTGCGTCAAACACTTGATTGAAAAATGCGCTGCGTACGTACGACAAGACGACCCAG GAGCGAGTCCCTTGGTACTAGCAGCGTTGTCTGGCCACAAACACATCGTGGACTACATGATTTCCAGGAGAGGCCTGATTTCGAGGAAGGAGAAGATAGAGGCGATGGATCTCCTCGGTGCCTCGTACGTCGAAAAGTACCGGGACTTTGCGGGCGCTTGCAAGATCTGGAATGCTGCTCGAAGTGAGAG GAACATGGTTATGCACCACCGAAAATCTGCGCGAGAGCTGAGAGAGGCGAACTCGAACCCCATCGAAATCCGGTGCTTGGCCCTGCTCGTGATGGAGAGAGTGTCGGACAAGTTGGCCCATCCCGCCACGGACGCAGACTACATCAGCTTCAGACGGTCGGCATTCACGAACACCAACGACTTCGACCGCTGCATCACGACCTGGCTAGAGAATTTCAACCGGCAGCCACAGCTCCAGGAACCGAGGAGGTCGTTGACCCAGCTCCCCATCATGCTGCTGATCGCCTTCTTCTCCTACCTGCTGATCGAGAACCAGTTCGACGAGAGGGCGGCATCCTCGGTGGATTTCTTCGACATGATGTACATCCTAGAGAGCGTTCTGAAAGTTCTAGAGAAAGGAATAAACGAGACGGGTCGGCACACTCAGAACTATCTCGTCTTGGCCCTGAATATCCTATGCTTCGTCAGGAATTTGGAACCCAGGTTCTCCGACATTCACACGTACGCCATGCAAAGGATGGCGTACGCCATCGTGCAATTGGACGCTAAAGGCAGGAATGGCGCGTCATTGCTCCACCTCGCTTGCGCGCAGAGTTCCTCCAAAATCTTGGGGTTGAGTCTGGTCAGCACCTTCCCTGACGCAGACACCATCGACCTCCTGCTGGAGTGCGGTGCGGATTCTTGCGCCGTCGACGACGAAGGCAACACCCCTCTCCATACACTCGCGAGGAACGACCGGTCCTACCCGAAGATCGTGGAATCTCTCCTACTGTACGGGACGCACCTCGACGCCGCCAACATACGTGGGGAAACTTTCGCTTCCCTAAGGGCGTCCCGGGGGGAAACTCTGAGTCAGTACGTCAATCCGCTGAGACACATTTCCCTGCAGTGTCTCGCCGCCGCTGCAATTCGGAGACACGGCGTTGCTTACGAGGGCATCTTGCCCAAACGACTAGCAGAGGTCGTACGTCGTCAttga